In Isoptericola variabilis 225, the genomic window CACTCGCCCGTCGTGGCGCCACCGGTGCGGTCGGCGACGACGAGGATCTCGACCTGCGGCACCGACCGCAGCGTCTCGCGGCCCGGCACCGAGTCGGCGCGCGTCTGGTGCACCGCCAGCAGGACGGGCGGCAGGCCCTCGCGCGTCGTCACCTCGGCGAGGTACTCGGCGACGTCGACGATCTCGGCCGCGTCCATGACGTTCGAGCGCGTGGCGACCCCGTCGCCGCGCCGCTGCTCGGGGTGCAGCGCGACGCCGACGCCCGGGACGGTGAGCAGCGGCTCGAGCGCGCGGACCTCCTCGACGACGGGTCCGGGCCCCGCGGCGACCTCGAGCAGCACGTACTGGTCGGCCTCGCGCGCGGCCCGCACGAACGGCTCGAGCTCGGCGAGCGGAACCTCCACGACGTGGTCCCCGTCGTCGCCGGCGGAGCGCGAGGGCGTGCCCGTGCGCACGACGACGGTCGGCACGAGCGGCTCGCCCTCGACCGCGTACGGGGCGGCCGCGGCCGCCGCGCGCTCGACGACGGCGGCCGGGTCGCCCCGCCGGTCCGCCTCGGTCGTGACGTAGCGCGCGGGGAACAGGTGCTGGTCGCCGGTCGGCAGGAGGACGCCGTGCTCGGCCGTGAGTACCTTCCACGCGAAGACGTCGGGGTCGCCGAAGGTCGGGCCCACGCCGACGACCGTGAGCGCCTGCGCGTCGTCGATCATCGCGATCGCCTCGGGCACGGCCGCGGGGTCGCCGCCGGGGACCTCGAACGTCACGGCGCCGGCCGCGCGGACGGTCGCGATCGCGGCCTCCTGCCCCGGTTGCGGGTCGGTCAGCGCGAGCACCTCGCGCAGCAGCACGGGCTCGCCGGTCGCGGGCAGGACGTCGCGCAGCTCGGCGAGGTCGCCCTCGGCGAGCTCGCCGTCCTCGGTGACGACGCCCGTGTCGAGGCGCACGACGTCGACGCCCGCGGCGAGCGCGGCCCGCGTCCCGGGCGCGGCGACCTCGTGCTCGTCGCCGCCGTCGGGCGCCGGCGACGGCTCGACGCGCTCGACGTCCTCGATCCCGCCGGTGGGCTCGACGACGACCGCGGTCGCGACGCCGAGGCGCTCCAGCTCGGACGCGATCGCGTCGTCGGAGATGCCGCCGCCGGCCAGCAGCGCCGGGGCGTGCAGCGCGGCGGCCGCGGCGGAGGCGGCCGGCAACGCCTCGGGGGCGTCCGAGCCGGCGAGGACCACGAGCTCCGACCGCTCGAAGAGGACCTGGCTCGCGGTCAGCGTCAGCTCCGCCGGGTCGGAGGAGTCCAGCACGAGCGTGTGCGACTCGGGCTCACGCACCTCGAGCGGCGGCTGGGCGGGCGACGCCGACCGCAGCGGCTCGTCCGCGGGCGGCGCGGTGCACCCCGTCGTCCCCAGCACGACGACGACGGCGACGGCCAGGGCAGAGCGGACGAATCGGGCGTTTCGGGGTTGCACACCACATATCCTTGCGCATCGGCGGGACCGGGTCGACGCCCCTCATTGTCCCAGGGGCGGCGGGTGCTCACCCGTCGGACGGGCGCCGCTCGAAGCCGGTCCCGCACCTGACCCGTGATGCCCTTGCGCTCGCCGACGAGCGGGCCGTAGTTGACGCGGCCGAGCGACTCGACGACCAGGTCGACGCGCAGGCTCCCGCCGGCCGGGATCGCGGGCAGGTCGACCGACACGACCGGGCCCGGCCCGGCGACCGCGAGGCGCCCGTCGACGTACACCGTGACGCGGTCGGCGACGCCCGTGACCTGCAGCGGCAGCGCCTCGCGCGGCCCGTGCAGGACGGTCGTGTGGATCGCGACGCCCTGGTCGACCCCGAGGTCCTCGAGCGTCGGCACGTCCGCCGACCACGTCTCGGGGGCGGCCGCGAGCGCCGACCCCGCCGCGACGGCGAGCGGGATCTCGGCCTCCTTGAGCATCGGCGTGGGCTCCGGGACGTCGGGGACGGCCGTGTCGTCGCCGGCCGCGCGCCGCGCCTAGAGCAAGATCTCGCGGAAGCGCCAGAACGTCTCGGTCGGCTCCCCGCGCTCGTCGATCGGGGCGTCGTAGTCGTAGCTCGTGATGGTGGGCTGGAGCTCGCCGTCGTGCAGCGCCCCGGCGCGGTTGGCGCCGGCCCACGGCCCGAAGTTGGTTCCGCCCTGCGCCATGTAGAGGTTGACCGACCCGTCGCGCAGGAGCTGCGCGCCGGACACGACGATCTCGGGCATGACGGGAGCTCATCGAGCACTTCCCCGTGCTCGAGGACCGATCACTGGCCTGACGAGGACAGAGCGCCGTCACCAGGCCGGCGTGAGGGGCCGAGCAACGTGCATCGCGCCCGAACGACGAAGGTCCCCGACCCGGCATGCGCCCGGTCAGAGACCTTCCTTCGGTGGAGCCAGGGGGATTCGAACCCCCGACCTTCTCATTGCGAACGAGACGCGCTACCAACTGCGCCATGGCCCCGAAGCGGTCCCAAGACTAACACCCGGGAACCGCTGATCTGCAAATCGGCTCAGCCGGCCGCCCGGCGGCGGGCCAGGATCTGCTCGAGCGGCAGACCGAGCGTCTCGGTGCGTTGGCGCGGCGCCTCGTCGGCGAGCAGCTCGTCCGCCGAGGCCGCCGCCGCGTCCGCAGACGCCTCGCCGCCCGACGGCGGTTCGGACGTCGCGCCGCCGGTGCCGGTCGCGCTGGCGGTCGCCGTCGCGGCGGCCGCGGCGACGGCGGCCGCGACAGTCGCCGACGAGGCGACGGGCGTCGCGCCCGTGAGCGGCTTGGGCTCGCGGCGCGGCGCCTCGGGCTTGGTCACGTAGGTCGGCAGCGGCACCGGGACGGGGTCCCACGCCTCGCCGCCCACCCCGCCGGGCCGGGTGCCGGGCGCGGGCTGCTCGATGATCGTGGGGGCACGCTCCTCGGCGGGCTCGAGCACGGGCTCGGGCTCCGTCGTCGGCTCGGCGCGGTCCTCCGCGGCCACGGCGCGAGCCCGTGCGGCGGCGGGCTCGCGCGACGCGGGGCGGGCGGCGGCGTCGACCCGCGGGATCATCTGCGTGTGCGTCGCCGACGGGTGGACGGCACGACCCGTCACGCGTGCACGGTTGCGCGGCGCGTACGGCCCGCCGTTGGCCAGCGCCCGCGCCTGGACCGCCTCGCGGCGCGCGGCGCGCTGCGCGGCGACCCAGCGCTCGTCGGCCCGGCGTGCGGCGACCACCGCCGCCCGGCCGAGCACGAGCACCAGCGCCAGCATCGCGGTCGGTGCGGCGCCGCCCCACCAGTGGACGTAGCCGAGCCCGACGGCGGTCCACCCGACGGCGGTGAGGACCACGAGCAGGAGCGTGAGCACGAGACGGCGACGGGCGCGGGCCGCACGGCGCTCGAGCAGCGCGAGCCGCGAGGCCCGCACGGCGGGCGTCGCGCCCGTGGCCGGCCGCCGCTCCAGCGCGCGGCCTGTCGGGACCTGAGCCATCCCTCGCTCCCCTCCTCCGGCGTCCACGGTCGGCGAGCTGGCCATCAGGAGCGGCCGCGCCTGCGGCGGCTCCGCCGGCGGCGCGATCGCCGCGGACGGTCCGCCGCCCGCCACCGCCAGCACCCGCAGCCCCCCGGAGAACCGGTCCTCCACCCGGGACTCGAGCAGCTGCTGGCGGTGCCGCAGGCGCTGCGGCACCCAGTAGCCCAGCCACAGGACGAACAGCGCGAGCGCCGCGAGACCTGCTGCCGATTCCACGTCACGACGGTAGGCGCACGCCCGCGCCCGGCCGGGGACCGACGACGGCGTGTCCGCGGTCCGCCCTGCGACGTCGTCACCGGTTGCGGACGGAGCGGGCCCCCGCTACAGGGCGTCGCGCAGGCGCTGCCACCGTGCCAGGAGCCCCTCGGGCACCTCCTCGGCGGTGAGCGCGAAGGTGCGGTGGTCGCGCCACCGGCCCTGGATGTGGAGGTAGCGCTCGCGCAGTCCCTCGTCGCGGAAGCCGAGCTTCTCGACGACGCGCAGGCTCGGCCCGTTCTCGGGCCGGATGTTGATCTCGATCCGGTGCAGCCCCAGCGCCGTGAAGCAGTAGTCGGTCGCCATCGCCACGGACGTCGGGATGACACCGCGCCCCGCGTACTCGCGCCCGATCCAGTAGCCGATGCTCGCCGAGCACAGCGACCCGTACGTGATCGAGGAGACGGTGAGCTGACCGGCCAGCGCACCGTCGAGCTCGACGGCGAACGGCAGCGCGCTGCCGCTGCGCGCCTGCGCGGACAGCACGCGCAGGTACTCGCCGAAGGTCGACGTCGCCGGCTGCTCGGTGGGCGACGTCGCCTCCCACGGCTCGAGCCACGCCGCGTTGACCGCGCGCAGGCGCATCCACTCCCCCGCGTCACGACGACGCAGCGGACGCAGGACCACCGACCCCGACGGGCCGTCGTCCCGCAGGGTCACGGGCCACGGCTTCGACATGCTCCAGCCTCTCGCGACCTTGTGCGTCATCGCACCTCCGTTCGACGCCGGGCGGAACCGGCTCCCCCCGGCACGGGACCCTGCCACAATGGGGCCATGCGCGGCGACCCGACGACCAGCTCACGCCAGCCGTACCCCATCTACCCCGGCATGGAGGTCGCCGAGGCGAAGGAGGAGCTGCGGCGCGAGATCCGCGCCCGTCGGGCCGCCCGGCCGCCGCGGCTGCGCACGGAGGCGTCCGTCCGGTTCGCGGACGTCCTCGAGACCGTGCCCGCCGTGCGGGACGCCGCGGTCGTCGCCACGTACGCGTCGCGCCCCACGGAGCCGAGCACGTGCGAGCTGCTCGAGCGCCTCGCCGCGCGCGGCGCCCGCATCCTCCTGCCCGTCCTGGGTGCCGGGCTCGCCCGCGACTGGGCCGAGTACGCGGGCCAGGAGGACCTGCGCGAGCGCGCCCCGGGGCGTCCTCCGGAGCCGGGCGGCCCCACGCTCGGATCCGAGGCGATCGCTCAGGCCGACGTCGTCGTCGCGCCCGCGCTCGCCGTCGACACGCGCGGCATGCGCCTCGGGCAGGGCGGCGGCTGGTACGACCGCTCGCTCAAGCAGGCGCGCCCCGACGTGCCGGTCGTCGCGATGGTCTTCCCCGAGGAGATCTACGACGCCGAGGAGCGGCCGCTGCCCGTCGAGGACCACGACATGCCGGTGCACGTCGTCGCGACGCCCGAGGGCTGGCAGGCGCTGCCCGCCTGACGCGCCGCACCGGCTCACGCCGGGGGCGCCGGGCTCACCCGTGCGGCGGGCGCGTCACGGCACGAGCGTCGCCCGCGTCCGGGCCGCCTCCCCGACCGCCTCGCGCGAGAACGGCCACGCGAACGTCGTGCCCGACGCCCATGCCTCGAGCTGGTCGGAGTAGTGGCGCGACGCCGGGTGGCCCGACACGCCCGTGACGGTCACCCACGTCGACGCGTCGAGGTCGCCCAGGTCGACGACCATGCGCATCGACGGACCGGTGCGGACGGCGAAGCTGCCGCTGCCGGCGTCCCAGCCGGTCGCGTTGACGATCGACGAGCCGCCGCCCATCGGCACCGCGCGCGGGTTGACGTAGTCGCGGACCAGCCCCGGCACGTCCTCGCCGCCGAGGACGGGGTGGGCGAGCTCGAGCGTGTGCAGCGCGCCCCACGACCAGTCCTCCGGCTCCTTGGACAGCTCGACCGTGAGGTCGCGCCGCGCCGAGACGAGCGCCTGGGTGAGGATCTCGTCGCGGCTCTCGAGCACGTTGAGCGTGGACCGGTCGTCCCACAGCGGGTCCTCGGGCCGCTCCAGCAGGTGCTGCATGACGACGAGCCAGCGCGAGTTCCCCGACGGCCGCATCGACTCGGGCAGGTCGTCCCAGAACGTGTCCTTGAGCAGGTTGCGCCAGACGGCCGCGAAGTACGCGGCGGCGTGCGAGTCCGCGTCCATGCGCCCGTCCCAGTCGGCGAGCAGCTCCTGTCCGGCGGCGTCATAGTCGTTCGGGACGTCGACCTCGAGCAGCACCGGGAGCAGGACCTCGGCGAACGGCGACCACTCGTCGTTCTGGATCCGGTTCATGTCGGCGACGGTGAACGGGCGGCCGGTGGCGATCTGCTCGTCGAGCAGCGTGCGGATGCGCTCCGCGCGGTACCCGTAGTCGAAGTCGCGGCCCAGGAACGGCTCCGACTCGGGCGACAGCACCGCCTGGTTCGCGGCCACGACGTAGCCCGACGCCGGGTCGAGAGCCCGCGGCATGTCGTCCGGGTCGACGTAGCCCTGCCAGTCGTAGCGCGGGTCCCAGCCGGGACGCGGCCAGGTGCCGTCCGACGGCACGGGGCCGTCGACGTCGGCGCGGATCGGCACGCGGCCCGGCGCCTGGTAGCCGATGTGCCCGTCCGTCGTGGCGAACACGATGTTCTGGTTCGGCACCTCGAACAGCTCGGCCGCGGCGCGCACGTCGTCGGCGTCCTGCGCGAGGTTCATCGCGAACACGGCGTCGGCCGTGCGCCCGGGCTCGAGCGCCGTCCAGCCGAGCGAGACGGCGTACTCGCCGAACGCGGTGCCGGCCTCGGTCGGCGAGTCGACGACGTCGTCGAGGTCGAGCACGCCCGAGACGATCGGGCCGTGCGCCGTGCTGCGCACCTCGATGTCGATCGGCCGTCCGCCGGCGACGCGGATCGTCTCGGTCCGCACGTCCATCGGCTCCCAGCGCTCGGCGGAGCGGTCGGCGAGCCAGGTGTCGTCGCGCACGCGCTCGACGAAGAAGTCGGTCACGTCGGCGTACATGTTCGTCAGGCCCCAGGCCAGCCGGTCGTTGTGGCCGATGACGACGCCCGGGAAGCCCGCGAACGAGAAGCCCGCGACGTCGAACGGGCACGAGTCGTCGACCGTGGCGCAGTGCAGGCCGACCTGGCTCCAGATGCTCGGCGCACCCAGCGTGAGGTGCGGGTCGTTCGCGAGGATCGGCGCGCCCGACGCGGTGTGCTCGCCCGAGACGACCCACGAGTTCGAGCCCGTGCCCTCGCCGCGACCGACGAGGACCGGCACGGCGTCGAGCGCGCGCCGCGCGGCGTCGAGCGCTCCCCCGACGGCGGGCGCCGCGTACTCGGGCGAGACCTGCGCGGCGGTGCGCCCGCCGCTGCCGGCGGCCGCGTCCGTGCGGTCGGCGTTGGCGAGGATCGGCTCGTTGCCGGCGTCGGAGTACGGGGGGAACAGCTCCTCGACGAGGGCGACGTCCTCGAGGGTGCTGTACGCGAGCGCGCGCTCGAGCTCGACCTGGTAGTTGCTGCGCATGTCCCACGCCATGGCCTTGAGCCACGCCAGCGAGTCGATCGGGTCCCAGGGCTCGGGCTCGGCCAGGTCCACCGTGAGCCCGAGCACGGTGTACTCGAGCGCGAGCTCCTCGGGGTCGCGCGAGTCGACGTAGGCGTTGACGCCCTCGGCGTACGCCTGGAGGTACGCGCGGGTCTCGGGCGCCAGGAGGTGCCACTCCTGCTCCGCGACGCGGCGCCAGCCGAGCGTGCGGATCACCATGTCGGCCTCGATGGCCTCGGGCACGTCGCCCACGAGCTCGGCGAGGCGGCCGGCCGTGACGTGGCGGCGGTAGTCCATCTCGAAGAAGCGGTCCTGCGCGTGCAGGTAGCCCTGCGCGGCGAACAGGTCGTGCGCGCTCCCGGCGTAGACGTGCGGCACGCCCTGCGCGTCGCGGACGACCTCGACCTCGCCCTCGAGCCCCGGGACGCTCAGCTCGCCGTCCCAGGTGGGCAGCGGCCGACGGACCGTCACGACCCCGAAGACGGTGGTCGCCACCAGGGCCAGGGCCACCACGACCGCGATCCCCACGACCAGCCTGCGGAGGCGGGACATGCCCCGGCGGGGCGGTGCGGGGGCGTCGTCGACGTCGGGCACTTCGGCGGTGGTGGTCGCTGACACGCAGGCGAGACTACCGTCCGGCGTATGATTGGCACTCACAGTGGCCGAGTGCCAGGCCGGGCGGCCCGGCACCCGGCCGGCCCGGTCCCCGACCGGGCTGCCGACCTGTTCGTCCGAGGAGAGCACGTGCCCACCTACGCCTACCGGTGCGCCGACTGCGGCCACGCCTTCGACATCCACCAGGCGTTCACCGACGACGCCCTGACGGCCTGCCCGCAGTGCACGGGCCGTCTGCGCAAGGTGTACGGCTCGGTGGGTGTGACGTTCAAGGGATCCGGCTTCTACCGGACCGACTCGCGCTCGACGTCCTCGTCGTCGAGCTCGTCGTCGAACGGCTCCGCATCCTCGAGCGGCTCGTCGTCGAGCGGCTCGAGCGGCTCGTCGTCGTCGACCAGCTCGACGTCGTCGTCGACGTCCGGCTCCAAGGCCGCGTCCGCCTGAGCCCGCGCGGCGAGGCCGCCCCCAGGGCGGCCTCGTCCACAGGAGCCGCCCGCCGCCGGCGGGCCCGCCGCGCGTCCGCCCTAGCGTGCGGCGCATGCGCACCGATTCTCCCGACGCCGCGGCACGTCGCCGCGGCCTGCGACGCCGCCTGCGGACCGCCCTGTGGCGCGCCCGGTTCGTGCTCGTCGCGGTCTGCTGCGGGCTGGCCGCGACCGCGACCGTGCACGCCCTGCGCCCCGACCCGCCGCCGACCGTCGACGTCGTCGTGCCGCTGCACCCCCTCGTCGCCGGCGAGCGGGTCGAGGCCGCCGACCTGACGGTCCGGCCCGTCCCCGCCGAGCTCGCCCCCGACGGCGTGGTCACCGCCACGGCCGACGCGGTGGGACGGGTGCCCGCGGTCGACCTGCCCGCGGGCCTTCCGCTGCACGCGACGCTCGTCGCGGGTGGCGGTGTCGCGGCTCACGCGCCCGAGGGCACCGTGGTCGTGCCCGTGCTGCTCGACAGCGCCGCGAGCGGGCTCCTGCGGCCGGGCGACCGCGTCGACCTCGTCGCGGTGGATGCGTCTGTGCTCGATCCGCACCTCGAGCCCCACCTCGAGGCCGAGGGGACCAGGCCGGCCGGCGACGGTGACGGGACGCACCACCTCGCGCGCGGCGCGCTCGTCCTGCCGGGCGTGACCGGCGCGGCCGACGAGGGCGGCGCGTCCCTGCTGGGCGGTGCCGTCACCGAGCGCAACGCGCCCGTCACGCTCGTCGCGGTACAGCCCGAGGAGGCGACCGCGCTGTCGGCGGCGTCCGCGCGCGGGGTCGTCTCAGCGGTGCTGGTGCCCTGAGGGGCGCCCCTGCGCGCTATCCGTTGCGGTCCTGCCCGGGCGGGGAAAGAATCTCCAGTGGCCGCGCCGAGCGCCTGCTCGGCCTCGGAACGACCCCAGGGGGAACCATGCTCAAGGGCTTCAAGGACTTCATCATGCGGGGCAACGTCATCGACCTCGCCGTCGGCATCATCATCGGTGCCGCGTTCACCGAGGTCGTCAACGCCCTCGTCAACAACATCCTCAATCCGCTCATCGGCGCGATCTTCGGCAAGCCGGACCTGAGCGGCCTGTGGAACATCACGCTCCGGGCGGCGACCGAGACCCAGGAGGCGTCGGTCCTGTCCGTCGGCGGGTTCCTCAACGCCGTGCTGCAGTTCCTGATCGTCGCCGCCGCGCTCTACTTCGCGATCGTCATGCCGCTCAACCGGCTCGCGGAGCGCCGCAAGAAGGGCGAGGAGCCGGAGCCCGAGGCGCCGGCCGAGGACGTGCTGCTGCTCCAGGAGATCCGCGACCTGCTGGTGGTCCAGAACCAGAACCGCGGCTGATTCCGACCGTTGTGGGCGTGATCTCTGGTCCGTAGAACCCGGTCGAACCGGGCAGAACGGGCCAGGAATCACGCCCACAGCGCTGTCCGGGCGGCGTGGTCTACCAGTGGGGCGGGACGTCGCGCTCGAGCCGCTCGTCGTTGGAGCCGTGGCCGCCGCGCTCGTCGGCGCTCACGCCGAGCACCGGCTCGCGCTCGGTGCCGCGCCGCACCGCACGCCGCGGCCCGCGACGCCGGCGCCCGGACGCGTCCGGCCGCGCAGGTGAGGACGCCCCGTCGACCGGGGTGCCGCCGTCGGGCCGCTCGGAAGGGCTCTGCTCGCTCACGCGACCCATTCTCCCGCAGCCGTGAGCGGACTTCTGGCCCACGTCCCGGTCGGGAAGTGGGCCAGAAGTCCGCTCACAACGGTCAGTCGGTGGGCGGCGGGGGCGGGGTGCCGTCGTCCTCGTCGTCCTCGTCGGGCAGCACGGGCACCTCGCGCGGGGGCACGACGCCGCCGGCCGTCCCGATCCGCTCGTCGCGGACGCGCTGCACGAGCCGGCGCACACGCTCGGCCTCGCCGTCGGGGTCGAGGAACGCCGCCGCGCTCCACACCTGCGTCACGACCCAGCCGAGGCGCTCGAGGCGTTCGGCGAGCTGGCGGTCGCGCACCCGCACGGACGGCTCCGCGACGTACGCGGCGTCGTCGGTCAGCACGGCGACGAGCAGCTCGCCCGGCAGGTCGGGGTGGCCGACGACGAGCGGGATCCGGTCCCCGTCGCCCGTGCCGTAGTCGGTCTCGACGAGGTAGCCGAGCCGCCAGAGCCGCTCGCCGACGTCGACGAGCAGCTTGTCGGGGGCGCGCGCGACGTCGACGCCGTTGCCGAGCTCGACCTGGTCGGCCGCGCCCGAGCGCCGCTCGGCGAACGCGAGCACCTCGGCGAGCAGGTTCGGCCCGGCGCCGCGGAGGCGCTCCGGGTCGAGCGCGTCGGACGGGAAGCACGACACGACGTGCAGCCGCTTGCGCGTCGCGCCGAGGGCACCGAGCAGCATCGCGTCTCCCCCGGGCTCGCCCAGCACGCCGAAGCGGTGCAGCACGCGCCCGTGCGGCGTCCGGCCGAAGCCGACGGACAGCAGGATCGTGTCGCGCGACAGTCCGGCGACCCCCGTGATGTCGGCGACGACGACCGGCTCCGGGCGGCTGCCCGAGAAGAACGGGGCGAGGGCCGGGTTGGCGCGCACCTCGGCGAGCAGCGCCTCGCGGATCCGGTCGGCGTGCACGGCCGTCACGGTGACGATCCCGAGCGTCTCCTCGGGCCGCGTGAGCGCGTGCTCGATCGCGACCTCGACGACGCGGTCCACCTCGGCCTGCGTGCTCTCCACGGTGCCCGAGACCGGGTCGGGCATGCCCGTGCCGTCCACGACGTCGAGGTGCACGAGCGCCTCGGCGCGCGGCAGCGGCGCGGGCCGCAGCAGGCCGTCGTAGCCGTGCGCGGCGAGCAGGCGCGTGAGCTCGGGGTCGCGGCGGTTCTCGCGCGGCTGGAGGGTCACGGTCGGCAGCAGCGCGGACAGCTCCTGCACCGCGCTGCCCGACGCCGAGCGCGGGTCCCCGACGACGACGACCTGGCGCCCGCGCGCGATCGCGGGGACCACGACCTCGACCGGCACGTGCTGCACGGCGTCGAGCACGACGAGGTCGACCGTGCGCGTCGCCGGCAGGAGGTGCGGCACCAGGGTCGGCGTCGACACCAGGGCCGGGCGCAGCCGGCGCAGGACCTCGCCGTGCCGCTCTGCCAGGTCGCGCAGCGTCGTCATCCGACCCTCGATGAGCTCGGTGAACAGCGCCTCGGCGTCGTCGCGGTGCTCGCGCATCGCCCGGCCCAGGTGGGCGCGCGCCGCGACGCGCGCGGGCACCGACAGCGCCTCGACGTGGCGGCGGTCGAGCTCACGGAAGCGCCGGGCGAGCGCGTCGAGCCCCGCGCCGTCCTGCCCGGCGAGCGCGGGGTCGGCCGCGAGGATCTGCTCGAACACCGACGACCACCACGCGAGCTCGAGCTCGGCTCCGACGAGCTCCGGGCGCACCCGGCGCGCCGCGAGGTCCTCGACGAGGTCGGCGAGCCCCGCCTGGCGCACGCGGCGCAGCGCCGCAGTGCGCTCGGGCAGGGTCTCGAGCGCGGTCGAGTCGCCCGCGAGCCGCTGCAGGCGCTCGGCGAGCGCGTCGAGGTCGAGGTGCGTCAGGTTGCCGCCCATGGGCGTCGTGGCGAGCACCGGCTCGAGCGCCTCGAGGTCGATCCGCACGGCCTCGTAGGTGTCCTCGATGCTCGACAGCCCCTCGGGCAGCGTGGGCCAGCCGCCGCGCACCGCGTGCTGCGCCCACACCTCGCGCTGGGCCTGGACCTCGACGAGCGCGGCGTGCATGTCCGGCACGCGCACGCCCGGGCGGACCATGTCCTTGGCGCGCTTGCGCAGGCGACGCCGCGTGAACCACCCCATCTCGATGCCGTGCTCGGCGCGCCAGCGGCGCGACGCCGTCGCCTGCACGAGGTCGGCGGCCGTGCGCTCGAACACCATGGGGTGGAACACGTCGAGCGTGCTGCGCATCCCGGCGAGCATCGCGAGCTGGTCGCCCCACTCGGCGACCGTCGCCGGGGCGGCCAGGCCCGTGACCTCGCCGGTGTACGCGATCTGGCGCCGCAGCTGCGGCAGCGTCGCGTCCTTGAGGCGGCCGACCCGGACGAGCGCGTCGCGCGCGTCCTCGGCCGAGTGCAGGTCGGCGCCGAACCACGGGGTCGCCGACGGGCGCAGCGTGAACGCGCCGAGCTCGGCGGCGCGGCGCAGGTCGCCCGCGACGGCGCGCCGGCGTGCGGCGTCGAGGCCGAGCACCGACTCGGACGCGAGGCGCACCGTCGTCGACGGCGACGGCCGCTCCGACGTCAGCCGCGCGAGCGCCTGCAGCGCGTCGTACGCGGACACGCCCCACGGCGCCCGGGGGCGGTGCAGCGCCTCGATGTACCCGGTGAGCTGCGTGCGGGCGCCGATGAGCGCGTCGCGCACGCGCGCGATGTCCTCGGTGTCGACCTGCTCGGGCTCGGATGCCATCGCCGCGAGCAGGCGCCGGGACACGTCCTGCCGCCACGTCGGGTGCGGCGGGACGTCGAGCAGCAGGCCCTCGAGGCCGAGCCCCGCGAGCCGGTGCGACAGCCGGTCGGCCGCCCGCCGGTGCCCCGTGACGTACAGGACCGACCGCCCGGCCGCCGTCGCCTCCGCGACCACCGCCGCGAGCGTGCCCGCGACGTCGGAGCTCACGGGCGCGTCGACGAACAGGTGGCTGCCGGTCGCCAGCGCCTCGACGACGTGCCGCTGGTGCGGGTCGAGGTCGCCGACGCCCCGCTCGCGCGTCGGGTCGGGGTCGGCGCGCGTGAGCTCGGGCAGCGCCGCCTCGGCCAGCGCCGACTGCGCCGCGTCGACGCCCGCGAGCGCCGCGACGACCTCGTGCCG contains:
- a CDS encoding beta-galactosidase, producing the protein MPEIVVSGAQLLRDGSVNLYMAQGGTNFGPWAGANRAGALHDGELQPTITSYDYDAPIDERGEPTETFWRFREILL
- a CDS encoding GNAT family N-acetyltransferase — protein: MSKPWPVTLRDDGPSGSVVLRPLRRRDAGEWMRLRAVNAAWLEPWEATSPTEQPATSTFGEYLRVLSAQARSGSALPFAVELDGALAGQLTVSSITYGSLCSASIGYWIGREYAGRGVIPTSVAMATDYCFTALGLHRIEINIRPENGPSLRVVEKLGFRDEGLRERYLHIQGRWRDHRTFALTAEEVPEGLLARWQRLRDAL
- a CDS encoding 5-formyltetrahydrofolate cyclo-ligase, encoding MRGDPTTSSRQPYPIYPGMEVAEAKEELRREIRARRAARPPRLRTEASVRFADVLETVPAVRDAAVVATYASRPTEPSTCELLERLAARGARILLPVLGAGLARDWAEYAGQEDLRERAPGRPPEPGGPTLGSEAIAQADVVVAPALAVDTRGMRLGQGGGWYDRSLKQARPDVPVVAMVFPEEIYDAEERPLPVEDHDMPVHVVATPEGWQALPA
- a CDS encoding penicillin acylase family protein, which produces MSRLRRLVVGIAVVVALALVATTVFGVVTVRRPLPTWDGELSVPGLEGEVEVVRDAQGVPHVYAGSAHDLFAAQGYLHAQDRFFEMDYRRHVTAGRLAELVGDVPEAIEADMVIRTLGWRRVAEQEWHLLAPETRAYLQAYAEGVNAYVDSRDPEELALEYTVLGLTVDLAEPEPWDPIDSLAWLKAMAWDMRSNYQVELERALAYSTLEDVALVEELFPPYSDAGNEPILANADRTDAAAGSGGRTAAQVSPEYAAPAVGGALDAARRALDAVPVLVGRGEGTGSNSWVVSGEHTASGAPILANDPHLTLGAPSIWSQVGLHCATVDDSCPFDVAGFSFAGFPGVVIGHNDRLAWGLTNMYADVTDFFVERVRDDTWLADRSAERWEPMDVRTETIRVAGGRPIDIEVRSTAHGPIVSGVLDLDDVVDSPTEAGTAFGEYAVSLGWTALEPGRTADAVFAMNLAQDADDVRAAAELFEVPNQNIVFATTDGHIGYQAPGRVPIRADVDGPVPSDGTWPRPGWDPRYDWQGYVDPDDMPRALDPASGYVVAANQAVLSPESEPFLGRDFDYGYRAERIRTLLDEQIATGRPFTVADMNRIQNDEWSPFAEVLLPVLLEVDVPNDYDAAGQELLADWDGRMDADSHAAAYFAAVWRNLLKDTFWDDLPESMRPSGNSRWLVVMQHLLERPEDPLWDDRSTLNVLESRDEILTQALVSARRDLTVELSKEPEDWSWGALHTLELAHPVLGGEDVPGLVRDYVNPRAVPMGGGSSIVNATGWDAGSGSFAVRTGPSMRMVVDLGDLDASTWVTVTGVSGHPASRHYSDQLEAWASGTTFAWPFSREAVGEAARTRATLVP
- a CDS encoding RcpC/CpaB family pilus assembly protein, coding for MRTDSPDAAARRRGLRRRLRTALWRARFVLVAVCCGLAATATVHALRPDPPPTVDVVVPLHPLVAGERVEAADLTVRPVPAELAPDGVVTATADAVGRVPAVDLPAGLPLHATLVAGGGVAAHAPEGTVVVPVLLDSAASGLLRPGDRVDLVAVDASVLDPHLEPHLEAEGTRPAGDGDGTHHLARGALVLPGVTGAADEGGASLLGGAVTERNAPVTLVAVQPEEATALSAASARGVVSAVLVP
- the mscL gene encoding large conductance mechanosensitive channel protein MscL, which gives rise to MLKGFKDFIMRGNVIDLAVGIIIGAAFTEVVNALVNNILNPLIGAIFGKPDLSGLWNITLRAATETQEASVLSVGGFLNAVLQFLIVAAALYFAIVMPLNRLAERRKKGEEPEPEAPAEDVLLLQEIRDLLVVQNQNRG